One region of Syntrophobacter fumaroxidans MPOB genomic DNA includes:
- a CDS encoding amino acid ABC transporter ATP-binding protein has product MIRFLGVHKWFGRLHVLNDVNLHIAQGKVVVVCGPSGSGKSTLIRTINRLEPIDRGRLIVDGMDLSDSKTDIHRLRAEIGFVFQQFNLYPHLTALRNITLAPIKIRGLDKKEAHNQAMALLERVGLAEKHNSYPSQLSGGQQQRVAIARALAMKPRIMLFDEPTSALDPEMIGEVLTVMRDLAQTGMTMVVVTHEMGFAGEVSDRIVFIDNGAVLEEAEPSEFFRAPKHERSRQFLKQVLSPMH; this is encoded by the coding sequence ATGATTCGATTCCTGGGCGTTCACAAGTGGTTCGGTCGGCTCCACGTCCTCAACGACGTGAACCTTCACATTGCACAGGGGAAAGTGGTGGTGGTCTGCGGGCCCTCGGGCTCCGGCAAGTCCACCCTGATCCGGACCATCAACCGTCTCGAACCCATTGACCGCGGACGCCTCATTGTCGACGGCATGGACCTATCGGACTCGAAAACGGATATCCACAGGCTCCGTGCTGAAATCGGATTCGTTTTTCAACAGTTCAACCTGTACCCGCACCTCACCGCCTTGCGCAACATCACCCTGGCGCCGATCAAGATTCGCGGACTGGACAAGAAAGAAGCCCACAATCAGGCCATGGCCTTGCTCGAACGGGTCGGCCTGGCGGAAAAGCACAATTCCTACCCGTCTCAACTCTCCGGGGGGCAGCAGCAGCGGGTGGCAATCGCCCGAGCCCTTGCGATGAAACCCAGGATCATGCTTTTTGACGAGCCGACGTCGGCCCTCGACCCGGAGATGATCGGCGAGGTTCTGACGGTCATGCGGGATCTCGCTCAGACAGGAATGACGATGGTCGTCGTCACTCACGAGATGGGTTTTGCCGGGGAGGTTTCGGACCGAATCGTGTTCATCGACAACGGCGCCGTACTGGAAGAAGCCGAGCCTTCGGAGTTCTTCAGAGCTCCAAAGCATGAGCGGTCCCGGCAGTTCCTGAAACAGGTGCTGTCGCCGATGCACTGA
- a CDS encoding universal stress protein, translated as MKIEKILWPTDFSKAASVAEPYVVSLSRKYDAEVHLLHVSEDLSRFEHYWGSGLDPKHVKEIHEFGLKLSRERLEELCSRKLTGCARYFIHIMQGDPAQEILTAIRTIGADLVVMATHGMKAIFPFGSVAERVVKNSPVPVFTVNPNISRP; from the coding sequence ATGAAGATCGAAAAAATCCTTTGGCCGACCGATTTTTCCAAGGCTGCATCGGTCGCGGAACCTTATGTCGTTTCACTGAGCCGGAAGTATGACGCTGAAGTGCATCTGCTTCACGTCTCCGAAGACCTGTCCAGGTTCGAACATTACTGGGGGAGCGGACTCGATCCGAAACACGTGAAGGAAATACACGAATTCGGGCTTAAGCTGTCGAGGGAACGCCTGGAGGAATTGTGTTCCAGGAAGCTGACCGGTTGTGCCCGGTATTTCATTCACATTATGCAGGGTGATCCGGCGCAGGAAATCCTGACGGCAATCAGGACCATCGGCGCCGATTTGGTGGTCATGGCCACGCACGGCATGAAGGCCATATTTCCATTTGGGAGCGTTGCGGAGCGGGTGGTGAAGAATTCACCCGTGCCGGTGTTCACCGTAAACCCGAACATCTCCCGTCCATGA
- a CDS encoding CoB--CoM heterodisulfide reductase iron-sulfur subunit B family protein has product MKYLYYPGCSLEGTASEYDASVRAVMHSLGAELAEIEDWTCCGASAGDAISYLLSLALPARNLAIAGKQSPRSDVLVPCNACYLNLKRVDDHMNRSTDIREKINVVLAEENLRYGGGIKVRHLLDVLVRDFGPESIAANVKNKLSGMRIVPYYGCQFARPYSDADDPQFPVSMEPLIRALGAEVYPWTMGAKCCGAGLMTTKSEVALKLVANLLNGASEADCILTICPMCQMNLDSQQNKASRLLGKDMSKSVLYVTQLMGIAFGLSDEELMLKKNLAVTAGFQTKLRSASSRA; this is encoded by the coding sequence ATGAAGTACTTATACTACCCCGGCTGTTCACTGGAAGGAACCGCGTCCGAATACGACGCCTCGGTCAGGGCCGTGATGCATTCACTTGGAGCGGAGCTGGCCGAGATCGAAGACTGGACATGCTGCGGCGCGAGCGCCGGGGATGCGATCAGCTATCTGCTGTCGCTGGCCCTGCCGGCGAGGAACCTCGCCATCGCCGGAAAACAATCCCCCCGGTCGGATGTCCTCGTACCCTGCAACGCCTGTTATCTCAACTTGAAAAGAGTTGACGACCACATGAACCGCAGTACGGATATTCGCGAAAAAATCAACGTGGTCCTGGCGGAAGAGAATCTTCGATACGGGGGAGGAATAAAGGTTCGGCACCTCCTCGACGTGCTGGTCAGAGACTTCGGGCCCGAGTCCATCGCGGCCAACGTGAAGAATAAGCTCTCGGGCATGAGAATCGTCCCGTATTACGGTTGCCAGTTCGCACGGCCCTATTCCGACGCCGACGATCCCCAGTTTCCCGTTTCGATGGAACCCCTCATCCGGGCTCTCGGAGCCGAAGTCTACCCTTGGACGATGGGAGCGAAGTGCTGCGGGGCGGGATTGATGACCACCAAGAGCGAGGTGGCTTTGAAACTCGTGGCGAACTTGCTCAATGGAGCAAGTGAAGCCGATTGCATTCTCACCATCTGCCCGATGTGCCAGATGAATCTGGACAGCCAGCAGAACAAGGCGTCACGTCTGCTCGGCAAAGATATGAGCAAGTCGGTCCTGTACGTCACGCAACTCATGGGGATTGCTTTCGGCCTCTCCGATGAGGAGCTGATGTTGAAGAAGAATCTTGCCGTGACGGCGGGATTTCAAACGAAGCTCCGGTCGGCCTCATCCCGGGCATAG
- a CDS encoding 4Fe-4S dicluster domain-containing protein, which yields MNEQSSGATTAHGGSAAAGPLDPIAEKVSACMQCGTCTGSCANAFAMDYTPRQLWRLVQLGEQDEIFRSTTFWMCSSCYYCTLRCPRGLPLTETIQALKRIAFARGTYRSKTSPVFYSTFVDNIRRYGRVREMDMMTRFFLRLKHPVAPLRFASLGVKLLRKGKISPQMPALFAKGKLDGLFRKVRELESES from the coding sequence ATGAACGAACAAAGCTCGGGCGCAACCACGGCTCATGGCGGCTCCGCCGCCGCTGGTCCGCTGGACCCCATCGCGGAAAAGGTCTCCGCCTGCATGCAGTGCGGCACCTGTACCGGTTCCTGCGCCAATGCATTTGCCATGGATTACACTCCGCGACAGTTGTGGAGGCTCGTGCAACTGGGCGAACAGGATGAAATCTTTCGCAGCACAACCTTTTGGATGTGCTCAAGCTGCTATTACTGCACGTTGCGATGCCCGCGCGGACTGCCCCTGACCGAAACCATCCAGGCACTCAAGCGAATCGCCTTCGCCCGCGGAACCTATCGGAGCAAAACGAGTCCGGTCTTTTACAGCACGTTCGTCGACAACATACGCCGTTACGGGAGAGTCAGGGAGATGGACATGATGACGCGGTTCTTTCTGCGCCTGAAGCATCCGGTCGCCCCGCTGCGTTTCGCCTCGCTCGGCGTGAAGCTTCTGCGCAAGGGAAAGATCAGCCCGCAGATGCCGGCTCTCTTTGCCAAGGGCAAGCTTGACGGTCTGTTTCGAAAAGTTCGCGAACTGGAGTCCGAATCATGA